In Alicyclobacillus macrosporangiidus CPP55, a single window of DNA contains:
- a CDS encoding ArnT family glycosyltransferase, translated as MPHVDLASAPTSDRRSWLACAGVIAAALLVRLAWIRFVHPIPATDFAWYQNQAVHLLRGEGYLVDGHPTAYFPIGYPLFLAGVYAIAGVHWLSGVLANVVLNALTAGVVCRIGERLHGLGTGICGGLALALYVPHVAWSSVLCSEMLFTFLFTLTALLWVSRTGARWGWPLAALSGAVTGLACITRPVALLLPGALWLYLLCARAGWRRATLWTLTAALAMSLTIAPVTVRNWVRLHAFIPVSTNGGVNLWQGNNPHANGEYFWPLNPRDNPFLNYVYDEVNENREAQHMAVQYIEQHPGRTIQLALVKWRNLFRGVDNAFFWSVGHAEPPVSGRFRRAAYAAGLWEYRAMLLLALIGVVLQAVWMRRTGDRRPLALWWMFAYYVGLFFFFPAWDRMRVPIDPWLALWAGLALMAGLRRLRTWPPNLRGARARA; from the coding sequence TTGCCCCACGTGGATCTTGCATCCGCACCGACCTCAGACCGCAGGAGTTGGCTGGCTTGCGCCGGCGTGATCGCCGCCGCGCTGCTGGTCCGGCTCGCCTGGATTCGGTTCGTCCACCCCATCCCGGCCACCGACTTCGCTTGGTATCAGAATCAAGCGGTCCATCTGCTGCGCGGGGAAGGGTACCTGGTGGACGGGCACCCGACGGCGTATTTCCCGATCGGCTACCCGCTGTTCCTCGCTGGGGTGTACGCCATCGCCGGGGTGCACTGGCTCAGCGGCGTCCTCGCGAATGTGGTGCTCAACGCGTTGACGGCGGGAGTGGTTTGCCGGATCGGGGAACGGCTGCACGGGCTGGGGACGGGGATCTGCGGGGGTCTGGCCCTGGCCCTCTACGTGCCGCACGTCGCCTGGTCGAGCGTCCTGTGCAGCGAGATGCTGTTCACCTTCCTCTTTACGCTGACGGCCCTCCTGTGGGTGAGCCGGACAGGGGCGCGCTGGGGATGGCCGTTGGCCGCTTTGTCCGGCGCGGTGACGGGGCTTGCCTGCATCACGCGCCCGGTGGCGCTGCTGCTGCCGGGCGCCCTGTGGCTGTACCTGCTGTGTGCACGGGCCGGCTGGCGGCGGGCGACGCTGTGGACGCTGACAGCGGCATTGGCGATGAGCTTGACCATCGCCCCGGTGACGGTGCGCAACTGGGTGCGCCTGCACGCCTTCATCCCGGTGTCGACCAACGGCGGGGTCAACCTGTGGCAGGGCAATAACCCGCACGCCAACGGGGAGTACTTCTGGCCGCTCAACCCGCGCGACAATCCATTTCTCAACTACGTGTACGACGAGGTCAACGAAAACCGGGAAGCGCAGCACATGGCCGTCCAGTACATCGAACAGCACCCCGGCCGGACCATTCAGCTCGCCCTCGTCAAGTGGCGCAATCTCTTCCGCGGCGTGGACAACGCCTTCTTCTGGTCCGTGGGCCACGCCGAGCCGCCCGTGTCCGGGCGATTCCGGCGCGCGGCGTACGCCGCAGGCCTGTGGGAATACCGCGCCATGCTGCTGTTGGCGCTCATCGGGGTCGTCCTTCAAGCCGTGTGGATGCGGCGCACTGGGGATCGTCGCCCACTGGCCCTGTGGTGGATGTTCGCGTATTACGTCGGTCTGTTCTTCTTCTTCCCGGCATGGGATCGGATGCGCGTCCCGATCGATCCGTGGCTCGCCCTGTGGGCGGGCCTGGCACTGATGGCGGGCCTTCGGCGCCTGCGGACCTGGCCCCCCAATTTACGCGGAGCGCGAGCGCGGGCGTGA